In Lycium ferocissimum isolate CSIRO_LF1 chromosome 7, AGI_CSIRO_Lferr_CH_V1, whole genome shotgun sequence, the sequence ACTCACACCCTAAATAGGGTAGTTTAACTAGAGCAACTAATAAATTTCCCCTAGATTCAATCTCTTAATAGTGTTCTCTTGACGTGAAATGTTTCAACAAGTCACAAAAGTCATATTGCTTGGTTAAAATCACCATCATGTTCCTTTTGAGAAGTTAAAACTGGCCAAAAACCAAATGAAAACAAACAGATAGTAGTGGGTGGGTATGTATCAAACTACTAGAAAGGtgccaacaaaaaaaatgcagGGCATCAGAATCACAAGAACTAAAAGAATGTGCATCTCCACCAATACATAACAAACAACCAACTAAAGAAGCACAAACAGGTCAAAATCCATCAAGTGAAACTTCATAGATCACCAAATTCTAAGCACACGGATATGAAGAGCTAAACTCCACAATATGAAGAGCTAAACATTACACAGTACTTAACATCTTTAAAATCCAGAAGTCCAGATATTTAACTAGACATCCATAAGCTATCATATCATTTCTAGATGAAATGAACGGTTACTATCTGTCTATGATTTGATATTCATTACAAACAAGAAACGAGAGACATGTTTCTTCACTTGGCAAGCATAGCTTGCTGAGCCTGGTTCTCTTGTTGTTGCTGATAGTTCAAAGGCCTCCTGAAGAGCATGATATGTGGCTCTGGTCGATGAATAGCATAATGCACCCATCCTCTGCTCTGCTGAACTCCAATTGCCCGCCACTCGTTCTAATAATCAACCAAATAAGGCGaacacaacataaacaacatgcaatacAGAAATCAAAATCAGTTGAAACAAAGTGGTACAAACCACAGTGAGTTTTCAGTTAGCGCAAAAGGACTACCTAAACTAAATAGCAGACACGATATCATTGATTAGCATTTGAGTTGGCATTTCAATTGAAGAGATTCCACCAAAATGAAAACACACAACATCATTGCCTATCATCTGACTTATTATTTCAATTCGAAGAAATTCCGAAATGAAAACACACAATTGCACTGATTATCATTTCAATTGAAGAAATTCAGAAATGAAAACACAACTGCACTGATTATCATTTCAATTGAAGAAATTCCGAAATGGTCTTCCTGAACAGGCCTTTTATTTGGTAGGTAATATCGATGAAGCTACCGCGAAGGCTATGAACTTAGAAATGGAGAGCAATTTGAAGAAATGACCTTAAATCTTAGTGTACTTGACCCCTAATCGAATTGTTTGGGATTCAAGTGGAAGAAATCGTTTTATCTACTAATAGTGGTCAAATTGGCATATTACCAAATCACGCCCCTATTGCCACAGCTGTAGATATAGGGATTTTGAGAATACACCTTAACGACCAATGGTTAACGATGGCTCGATGGGTGGTTTTGCTAGAATAGGCAATAATGAGATCACTGTTTTAGTAAATGATGCGGAGAAGGGTAGTGACATTGATCCACAAGAAGCTCAGCAAACTCTTGACCTATCATCTTACTAATTATTtcaacttgaagaaattcagAAATGAAAACACACAACTGCACTGATTATCATTTCAACTGAAGAAATTCCGAAATGaaaacacaacaacatcattgATTTTCATTTGACTGCGCATTTCAATTGAATAAATTCCAAAAGGAAAACACACAACTTCATTGATTAGCATTCGACTTAGCATTTCAATTGAAGAAATTCCGAACTGAAAAAACACAATGTCATTGATTATCATTCGACTTAACATTTCAATTGAAGAAATTCCGAAATTAAAACACACGTCGTCACTGATTAACATTCGACTCAGCATTTCAATTGAAGATATTCCCAGATGAAAGCACACAATATCAGTTATTAGCATTTGCCAGTTCAACTACTCCACGAAAATTAAAAAGATAGCCTAAACTAAATAAATAGCAGGCACGATATCATTTATTTTGATTAGCATTTCAATCGAAGAAATTCCAAAAATGAATGCACACAATATCAGTGATTATCATTTGCTAGTTCAACTACTCCATGAAAATGAATACAACCAAAACCCTAAGAGTAAAGGCGATCGATCACTCACTTCAGAGAGAAGACGATTCTTAGGAAGCAATTTCGCTACATCTGGAGGTAGAACAACATGCCTGCAAatccaaaatcaaaaaaaaaaaaccaaattaCTAAAATGATTGCGAAAAAACTAATCGGAACACAAAAAACACAAACTCTCGATTACCaaaacactacaaaaaaagCAATAAATTACTAAAAGTTCAAACCGATTAAATAAACACAATCCAAATCCAGAAAAACACTATGAATTAGTGGGGAAAAAAACTACTAACTGTCGATTTCAAAAACACTACAAAAAAGCAATaaattacaaaatattcaaaccgattaaactaaaaaataagCGGAACACAAAAACAACTAAATGTCGATTTAAAAAACACTACAAAAAAGCAATAAactacaaaatattcaaaccgattaaactaaaaaaaaaaaaaaaaaaaaaaaagcggaaCACAAAAACAACTAAATCTCGATTTAAAAAAACACTACAAAAAACAATAAATTACTAAAAAAATTCTAACGGATTAAACAAAAGGtaacatcaaaataatttacGAAAAAACTACAAACACTCAATTTCCaaaatacttaaaataaaaattcaaattaattaaataa encodes:
- the LOC132065384 gene encoding cyclin-dependent kinases regulatory subunit 1-like, which gives rise to MGQIQYSEKYADDTYEYRHVVLPPDVAKLLPKNRLLSENEWRAIGVQQSRGWVHYAIHRPEPHIMLFRRPLNYQQQQENQAQQAMLAK